From Clostridiales bacterium, the proteins below share one genomic window:
- a CDS encoding starch-binding protein: MKRRLSIFILIAVISTFTAGFCACAGDDRDENTLPPIVDNTGGDTDNTGGDTDNTGGDTDNTGGDTDNTGGDTDNTGDDDNSGNGGSGNGNNTTTPTTDTRTPTSNAMKNTKTTVYYNSKWNRVYAYLWNSKTPSSPKKAWPGDLLTANGSNEYGEKQYSVSVDYSVYNRIIFTDNNGNQTKDLVVSSAVSGYYGTDGVFTEGTDDYGKVTEKTFTDAKNLAYIGNKSKKVWVYTPPNYSPKKKYGVLYMFDGQNAFGAVKDNSNAWFVDVAITNLVKNGGDGVIVVGIDNGSGGSDQRDQELTMSPSFGTLTELGARKYGYFTNGKLDELGNFIKETVMPWVSKNYSVDSSREKTGIVGSSSGGLGSYYLGLRDNDLYGYIGAFSPANGLFTTSDWTKFYKSKNFGSANKPKIYVYCGKNDHDLEDMLLPETQRIKNLTSYGFKSADIIENYVDGGTHNETYWRVAFAEFAGKLIP; this comes from the coding sequence ATGAAACGCCGTTTATCGATATTTATTTTAATAGCCGTTATCTCTACGTTTACCGCGGGTTTTTGCGCTTGTGCGGGCGACGACAGGGATGAGAATACGCTCCCGCCTATCGTTGACAACACAGGTGGCGACACGGACAATACAGGCGGTGACACGGATAACACCGGTGGTGACACGGATAACACGGGCGGCGACACGGACAATACCGGTGGCGACACGGACAATACGGGCGACGATGACAATTCCGGTAACGGCGGTTCGGGCAACGGCAATAACACTACAACTCCGACCACCGATACGCGCACGCCTACGAGCAATGCCATGAAAAACACCAAAACAACGGTTTACTATAACAGCAAGTGGAATAGAGTTTACGCTTACCTTTGGAACAGCAAAACCCCGAGCAGCCCGAAAAAGGCTTGGCCGGGTGATTTGCTTACCGCCAACGGCTCAAACGAATACGGCGAAAAGCAGTACTCGGTGTCCGTCGATTACTCGGTTTACAATAGAATTATATTCACCGACAACAACGGCAACCAAACCAAAGATTTGGTTGTTAGCTCTGCCGTCAGCGGTTATTACGGTACCGACGGGGTATTTACCGAGGGTACGGACGACTATGGCAAGGTTACCGAAAAAACTTTTACGGACGCCAAAAACTTAGCCTATATAGGCAACAAGAGCAAAAAGGTTTGGGTGTACACTCCGCCCAACTATTCGCCTAAAAAGAAGTACGGCGTGCTGTATATGTTCGACGGGCAGAATGCGTTCGGCGCGGTGAAAGATAACAGCAATGCGTGGTTTGTCGACGTGGCTATAACCAATCTCGTCAAAAACGGCGGCGACGGCGTGATCGTCGTCGGCATAGATAACGGCAGCGGCGGCAGCGATCAGCGCGACCAGGAGCTTACCATGAGTCCGTCTTTCGGTACGCTAACCGAATTGGGCGCGCGCAAGTACGGTTACTTCACCAACGGCAAGCTCGACGAACTCGGCAACTTCATTAAAGAAACGGTCATGCCGTGGGTGAGCAAAAACTACTCGGTCGACAGTAGCCGCGAAAAGACGGGCATAGTCGGGTCGTCGTCGGGTGGGCTCGGTTCGTACTATCTCGGGCTTAGGGATAACGACCTGTACGGCTATATCGGCGCGTTCTCGCCGGCGAACGGGTTGTTTACCACGAGCGACTGGACTAAGTTCTATAAGAGCAAGAATTTCGGTAGCGCAAATAAGCCGAAGATTTACGTTTATTGCGGCAAGAACGATCACGATTTGGAAGATATGCTTTTGCCCGAAACGCAAAGGATAAAGAACCTTACCTCGTACGGGTTCAAGTCCGCCGATATTATAGAGAACTACGTGGACGGTGGCACGCATAACGAGACGTACTGGCGCGTGGCGTTTGCCGAGTTTGCGGGCAAGCTCATTCCGTAA
- a CDS encoding TetR/AcrR family transcriptional regulator — protein sequence MSGEKKQAATRYHRKTLLDTADRLLMEHGYDGMNMNMLAKEAGYSKATVYVYFESKDEIVRMLCIDRLNLLRREFSVILKNGADKDEMLAAVKSVLDEFAAEDRTYFDFICASPFVPPESVEASDSEKELSSLVCGILDDLTALCPREQLLDKWYAYYGRIKTEKMFSSEE from the coding sequence ATGTCGGGCGAGAAGAAGCAGGCGGCGACGCGATACCATAGAAAAACTTTATTAGACACAGCCGACAGGCTGTTGATGGAACACGGCTACGACGGAATGAACATGAATATGCTCGCCAAAGAGGCGGGCTATTCCAAGGCTACCGTGTACGTGTATTTCGAGAGCAAGGACGAGATAGTGCGGATGCTGTGCATCGACCGTCTTAATCTTTTGCGCCGCGAATTTTCGGTCATACTCAAAAACGGCGCGGACAAGGACGAAATGCTCGCCGCCGTCAAATCGGTGCTCGACGAGTTTGCCGCCGAGGACAGAACGTATTTCGATTTCATCTGCGCTTCGCCGTTCGTTCCGCCCGAGTCCGTCGAAGCATCAGACAGCGAGAAAGAGCTTTCCTCGCTCGTTTGCGGCATACTCGACGACCTGACGGCGCTTTGCCCCCGCGAGCAGCTACTTGATAAATGGTACGCGTACTACGGACGGATCAAGACCGAAAAAATGTTTTCGAGTGAAGAATAA
- a CDS encoding ABC transporter ATP-binding protein, with translation MMSLIEFKNVTKIYKMGEVEIPALDGVDFSIDAGEFVVVLGASGAGKSTVLNILGGMDGASGGQVIVDGEEVTAYNRKQLTLYRREKVGFVFQFYNLISNLNALENVEFAASVTQNHLDPKETLDRVGLSERAHNFPSQLSGGEQQRVAIARAVAKNPLLLLCDEPTGALDYKTGKMVLKLLEDVNKKYGKTVVLITHNSAIAPMADKVIHMRSGKVEKVDVNAERVSVETIEW, from the coding sequence ATAATGAGCCTTATCGAGTTCAAGAACGTAACCAAGATATACAAGATGGGCGAGGTCGAGATCCCCGCGCTCGACGGTGTTGATTTTTCTATCGACGCGGGCGAGTTCGTGGTCGTGCTCGGCGCGAGCGGCGCGGGCAAGTCGACGGTCCTCAACATTCTCGGCGGCATGGACGGCGCGAGCGGCGGACAGGTGATCGTCGACGGCGAGGAAGTGACCGCATACAACCGCAAACAGCTAACCCTTTATCGGCGCGAAAAGGTGGGGTTCGTTTTCCAATTCTATAACCTCATATCCAATCTCAACGCGCTCGAAAACGTGGAGTTCGCGGCTTCGGTCACGCAAAACCATCTCGACCCCAAGGAAACGCTCGACAGGGTAGGACTGTCCGAGCGCGCGCATAACTTCCCGAGCCAGCTATCGGGCGGCGAGCAGCAGCGCGTAGCGATAGCAAGGGCGGTCGCCAAAAACCCGTTGCTTCTTTTGTGCGACGAGCCGACGGGCGCGCTCGATTACAAGACGGGCAAGATGGTGCTTAAACTGTTAGAGGACGTCAATAAAAAATACGGTAAGACGGTGGTGCTCATCACGCATAACAGCGCGATCGCGCCCATGGCGGATAAGGTCATACATATGCGCAGCGGTAAGGTCGAAAAGGTCGACGTCAACGCCGAGCGCGTGTCCGTCGAAACGATTGAATGGTGA
- a CDS encoding ABC transporter permease: MKYIMLKTFRDIRETIGSFISIVVVIIVGCFFFAGITAGSTAVTRQVSDYYESSNFASARAEYMYVNAPAVDEIAKENGVKKAAGYNTYYTQTRIGKTKLDMTITTLTDGIDTPNMIKGELPKKGEMIIDSVTADKYGIGAGDYLSFNIDTLTKITLTMSTQSGGGQTPQYGVFAEPVAYTFRVSGVYHSPDVIYKVNIRNTAAQPDEFIFAYVNYGEIALYKDNAIVAMKSGILELPILDYGDVPVDVFNGIKVIADSGVDTGKLFERFTLSSSDDIMQMLSRKDEAAGLFTYSLDRASFPSVAAFNGLNDTIAALAAVLPFMFFAVAAAITVISLTKTVDNQRMQIGVIQAIGVGKGSIYFSYIFYALFACIIGGTVGGIVGLYFIPYLLNFLYARQFSMPPTTQHVSVLFLILGIVVAAALACLAAFISCHRTLRVAPAQAMRPKPPKKTRRILAERWTGLWSRLGFGAKMNLRNMFLHKMRMLLSSVGIIGCLALLIGLIGLKDNMDFSFEQFDKSAGYDLTVAIAAPVNLDTFDVGEISGRDGAEYIERLTFVPDFSGRFEYNGKLADMTVMAIPNTDTTDEYADPDCVRLYTDLAGKKRVRFNDRTFAIPTALADELGVKAGDTVHVTGYALDNRAVEFDVTVTHVVYEYFEQKVYCSYGLFDSLGIGLYADTAYVTVKDGVTLAEAMEVLEGYDEIVRDARTFESTYDALKDKMALLDYAVILFVIGAAVLAVAVIYNITATNLKERTREIATLMVLGYKQGETASMIIVENLVITAIGCLLGLPLGYALMLFLVYISSSFNVFISSFLSWYVAIGCMVLTFAFSLVATLMFNTRIKNISMVEALKSVE; encoded by the coding sequence ATGAAATACATAATGCTAAAAACGTTCCGCGACATACGCGAAACCATAGGCAGCTTCATATCGATTGTTGTGGTAATAATAGTCGGGTGTTTTTTCTTTGCGGGAATCACGGCAGGCTCGACCGCCGTCACAAGGCAGGTGAGCGATTATTACGAGTCGAGCAACTTTGCTTCGGCGCGCGCCGAGTATATGTACGTCAACGCGCCCGCGGTCGACGAGATTGCGAAAGAGAACGGCGTGAAAAAGGCGGCGGGGTATAACACGTATTATACGCAAACGCGTATCGGCAAGACCAAGCTCGACATGACGATAACCACGCTGACGGACGGTATAGACACGCCCAATATGATAAAGGGCGAGCTGCCCAAAAAGGGCGAAATGATAATCGACAGTGTTACCGCCGACAAGTACGGCATAGGCGCGGGCGATTATCTTTCCTTTAATATAGATACGCTTACCAAGATAACGCTTACTATGAGCACGCAGAGCGGAGGCGGACAAACGCCGCAGTACGGAGTTTTCGCTGAGCCCGTCGCGTACACTTTTCGCGTGAGCGGCGTTTACCATTCGCCCGACGTTATCTATAAGGTTAATATTCGCAACACGGCGGCCCAGCCCGACGAGTTCATTTTCGCATACGTCAACTACGGCGAGATCGCGCTGTACAAGGATAACGCGATCGTCGCCATGAAATCGGGCATTCTCGAACTGCCTATTCTCGACTACGGTGACGTGCCCGTCGACGTGTTCAACGGCATAAAGGTGATCGCCGACAGCGGCGTGGATACGGGCAAACTTTTCGAGCGGTTCACGCTGTCGAGCAGCGACGATATTATGCAAATGCTGTCGCGTAAGGACGAGGCGGCGGGACTATTCACTTACAGTCTCGACCGCGCGAGTTTCCCGTCGGTCGCGGCGTTCAACGGACTGAACGACACGATAGCCGCGCTCGCGGCGGTTCTGCCGTTCATGTTCTTTGCGGTCGCGGCGGCGATAACGGTCATCTCGCTCACTAAAACGGTGGATAACCAGCGTATGCAAATAGGCGTTATCCAGGCGATAGGCGTGGGCAAGGGTAGTATTTATTTTTCGTACATTTTCTACGCGCTGTTCGCGTGCATTATAGGCGGAACGGTGGGCGGGATCGTCGGCTTATACTTTATTCCGTACCTACTGAACTTTTTGTACGCGCGGCAGTTCAGTATGCCGCCCACGACTCAGCACGTCAGCGTGCTGTTCCTTATACTCGGTATCGTAGTTGCGGCGGCGCTTGCCTGCCTTGCGGCGTTCATATCCTGCCACCGCACGCTCAGGGTCGCGCCCGCGCAGGCTATGCGCCCTAAGCCCCCCAAAAAGACAAGGCGCATACTCGCCGAGCGCTGGACGGGGCTGTGGAGCAGGCTCGGCTTCGGCGCGAAAATGAACCTACGCAATATGTTCCTGCACAAGATGCGTATGCTATTGTCATCGGTCGGGATCATAGGCTGTCTTGCGCTTCTTATCGGGCTAATAGGGTTAAAGGACAATATGGACTTTTCGTTCGAGCAGTTCGATAAATCGGCGGGCTACGACCTGACCGTCGCTATCGCCGCGCCCGTCAATCTCGACACGTTCGACGTCGGCGAAATTTCGGGCAGGGACGGCGCGGAGTATATCGAGCGGCTGACCTTCGTTCCCGATTTTTCGGGACGGTTCGAATATAACGGCAAGCTCGCCGACATGACGGTAATGGCGATACCCAATACCGACACTACCGACGAGTACGCCGACCCCGATTGCGTGCGCCTGTATACCGACCTTGCGGGCAAGAAACGCGTAAGGTTCAACGATAGAACGTTTGCGATACCGACCGCGCTCGCCGACGAGCTGGGCGTTAAGGCGGGCGACACGGTGCACGTTACGGGCTACGCGCTCGATAACCGCGCCGTAGAGTTCGACGTTACGGTCACTCACGTGGTGTACGAGTATTTCGAGCAAAAGGTTTATTGCAGCTACGGGCTGTTCGATAGCTTGGGCATAGGGCTGTACGCCGACACCGCGTACGTAACGGTTAAGGACGGCGTAACGCTCGCCGAGGCAATGGAAGTTCTCGAAGGCTACGACGAGATAGTCCGCGACGCGCGCACGTTCGAGTCGACCTACGACGCGCTGAAAGACAAGATGGCATTGCTTGATTATGCCGTGATACTGTTCGTGATAGGCGCGGCGGTGCTCGCCGTGGCGGTCATATACAATATCACCGCGACTAATTTAAAAGAGCGCACGCGCGAGATCGCCACGCTCATGGTGCTTGGGTATAAGCAGGGCGAAACCGCATCCATGATAATCGTCGAGAATTTGGTCATTACTGCGATAGGGTGCTTGCTCGGGCTGCCGCTCGGCTACGCGCTTATGTTATTCCTCGTGTATATCTCGTCGTCGTTCAACGTGTTTATTTCGTCTTTCCTCAGCTGGTACGTGGCTATCGGGTGCATGGTGCTAACGTTCGCGTTCTCCCTCGTCGCAACGCTCATGTTCAATACCCGAATAAAAAATATTTCCATGGTGGAAGCTCTCAAAAGCGTGGAATAG
- the rpmG gene encoding 50S ribosomal protein L33, with product MEPKNVNITLECTECKQRNYDTSKNKKNDPDRLELKKYCRFCKKRTVHKETK from the coding sequence ATGGAACCGAAAAACGTCAACATTACGCTTGAATGCACGGAATGCAAGCAGCGCAATTACGATACCAGCAAGAACAAGAAGAACGATCCGGACAGGCTCGAACTTAAAAAGTACTGCCGTTTCTGCAAAAAGCGCACTGTTCACAAGGAAACGAAATAA
- the secE gene encoding preprotein translocase subunit SecE, with translation MADEKVKEKDKKEKKRKEPGKVRRFFKDFFSELKKVTWPSFGKVLKQTGIVLLVTIAFLLVMMAFDAIFGLLWEFLISGLSDEAVTTALSLTTHGLGGLL, from the coding sequence ATGGCTGACGAAAAAGTCAAGGAAAAGGACAAGAAGGAGAAGAAGCGCAAAGAACCGGGCAAGGTTCGTCGCTTTTTCAAAGACTTCTTTTCCGAACTGAAAAAAGTTACTTGGCCGTCGTTTGGCAAAGTATTAAAACAAACGGGTATTGTCCTTTTGGTCACTATCGCGTTCTTGCTTGTCATGATGGCGTTCGACGCGATATTCGGCTTGCTGTGGGAATTCCTTATCAGCGGGCTCAGCGACGAAGCGGTCACGACCGCGCTTAGTCTTACCACGCACGGGTTAGGAGGGCTTCTATGA